One Gordonia pseudamarae genomic window, GACGCTAGTCGGTGGGTCCGGCGGGCGGCCAGTACCGGCTGTCGGGGGTGTTGCGGGCGCCGAAGATCGCCTGCCCCACCCGGACACAGGTGGCGCCCTCCTCGATGGCCAGTTCGTAGTCACCGGACATGCCCATCGACAGTTCGCCCGGCCCGATGAGTTCGGGGGAACTCTCGCGTGCCCGATCCCGCAGCGTGCGCAGTGTGCCGAAGCATGTGCGCACCCGGCCGGTATCGGCGGTGAACAGCGCCAGCGTCATCAGGCCCTGCACCTTGAGGGTCTCGAACCGCGGCAACTCGTGGAGAAAGCCGTCCAGCTCGGCCGGTGGCAGCCCGAACTTCGACTCCTCGGCGGACGTGTTGACCTGCACAAACACCTCGAGGGTTCGTCCCAATTCGGTCAGCTTGCGATCGAGTGCGTCGGCGACCCGCAGATTGTCCAGCGCCTGGAACTCGGTCGCGAACAAGGCCACGTCCTTGGCCTTGTTGGTTTGCAGGTGCCCGATGACCGCCCACTCGACGCCCAGATCGGCCAGGTTCGCGGATTTGCGTTTGGCTTCCTGGACCTTGTTCTCGCCCAGCCGGTGACAGCCGGCGGCGATCGCCTGCCGCAGCCGTTCCTCGGGCACCGTCTTGCTCACCGGCAGCAGCCGCACGTTCTGCGCGGACCGCCCGGCACGGGCGGCGGCCGCCTCGATGTTGGCCTGCACGGCCGCGAGATTCGCTGCGAACTCGGCGGTGGTATTCGCGTACGGGTGCGGTGCGGGGACGGAATCGGCCATGGGCCAACGTTAGCGCCCGTCCTGATCCTGCCGGAACCGGTCACCTCTGCGCCGTCCGCGTGGACCGGCCGGTTCCGTCGAACATGCGGCCCGACGATCTCGTCGAACGAGGCCGGCCAGGCCCGCCCCGTGCCGGCGGCCGGGCGGGTTCCGGTCTGCCCGTAGTAGCGCGTCAGCGCGGTCGCCGCGTCCCGGTCGCCTACGACCACGCTGTTCAGTAGATACCGGTGGCCCTGCCCGGTCGTCATCA contains:
- a CDS encoding YggS family pyridoxal phosphate-dependent enzyme; the encoded protein is MADSVPAPHPYANTTAEFAANLAAVQANIEAAAARAGRSAQNVRLLPVSKTVPEERLRQAIAAGCHRLGENKVQEAKRKSANLADLGVEWAVIGHLQTNKAKDVALFATEFQALDNLRVADALDRKLTELGRTLEVFVQVNTSAEESKFGLPPAELDGFLHELPRFETLKVQGLMTLALFTADTGRVRTCFGTLRTLRDRARESSPELIGPGELSMGMSGDYELAIEEGATCVRVGQAIFGARNTPDSRYWPPAGPTD